A region of Natribaculum luteum DNA encodes the following proteins:
- a CDS encoding carboxymuconolactone decarboxylase family protein — MPYKAPRVPFVDSREKLPKDQRHNYDRIAESRGGISGPFGVLLNSPEVAGRTGHLGAYIRFESVLPGDVRELAILTTAREHDCAFEWAYHEPIAREEGVSGSIIDVVKNRDSVDDLDKREASIVRYGRELFSENAVSDRTFQIVNEWLEETGVTELTATFGYYSMIAVVLNALEVRPDEEAPFPV; from the coding sequence ATGCCTTACAAAGCACCGCGCGTGCCGTTCGTGGACTCGAGAGAGAAACTCCCGAAGGATCAGCGCCACAACTACGATCGGATCGCCGAGAGCCGTGGGGGGATCAGCGGTCCGTTCGGCGTGCTCCTGAACAGCCCCGAAGTCGCTGGACGGACGGGTCATCTGGGAGCCTATATCCGATTCGAAAGTGTTCTCCCGGGCGACGTCCGGGAACTCGCGATCCTCACGACGGCGCGGGAACACGACTGTGCGTTCGAGTGGGCATATCACGAACCGATCGCACGAGAAGAGGGCGTGAGCGGATCGATAATCGACGTCGTCAAAAACCGAGACTCGGTCGACGACCTCGACAAGCGGGAGGCGTCGATCGTCCGGTACGGTCGGGAACTGTTCAGCGAGAACGCCGTTTCCGACAGAACGTTTCAAATCGTGAACGAGTGGCTCGAAGAGACGGGCGTCACTGAACTTACGGCGACGTTCGGTTACTATAGCATGATTGCTGTCGTACTCAACGCGCTCGAGGTCCGTCCGGACGAGGAAGCGCCGTTTCCCGTGTAA
- a CDS encoding NAD(P)/FAD-dependent oxidoreductase: MHTNDGFDYDVAVVGGGPAGLTSALYTTRLGHDTLVVDRGGGRAAMMTDTHNVIGVTEEVSGNEFLQTAREQVQDYGADVERGFVEDAETLGDSVDDGFAISTGDETYRVRRLVLATGFSDERPDPPLPPTGRGLHWCVHCDAYMFTDEPVYVMGTGEAAAYVAMIMLNFTDDVDLLTRGDEPEWSDEADEMLANHPVDVISAEITGMNKDDDGWLESFEFEDGQVREYKGGFPMYGSEYHAELADALALERNDDGTVSVDDHGRTSVDGVYAVGDLTPGHNQIPVAMGQGAQAGIAIHMDLREFPRSLEELEETGPVTEAEVPALSPELLETAVSHEGHAAGPRADADEEEAAADD; encoded by the coding sequence ATGCATACTAACGACGGGTTCGACTACGACGTGGCAGTCGTCGGTGGCGGACCGGCAGGATTGACGAGCGCGCTGTACACGACGCGACTCGGTCACGACACGCTGGTCGTCGACCGGGGCGGCGGTCGTGCAGCGATGATGACCGACACCCACAACGTCATCGGCGTCACCGAGGAGGTCTCGGGCAACGAGTTCTTGCAAACCGCCCGCGAGCAGGTACAGGATTACGGCGCGGACGTCGAACGCGGGTTCGTCGAGGACGCGGAGACGCTCGGCGACTCGGTAGACGACGGCTTTGCCATCTCGACGGGCGACGAGACGTACCGGGTCCGGCGGCTCGTCCTCGCGACTGGCTTCTCCGACGAGCGTCCCGATCCGCCCTTGCCGCCGACCGGGCGTGGCCTCCACTGGTGTGTCCACTGTGACGCCTACATGTTCACCGACGAACCGGTCTACGTGATGGGAACGGGCGAGGCCGCCGCCTACGTCGCGATGATCATGCTGAACTTCACCGACGACGTGGACCTGTTGACCCGCGGCGACGAACCGGAGTGGAGCGACGAGGCCGACGAGATGCTGGCGAACCACCCAGTCGACGTGATCTCTGCCGAGATCACGGGCATGAACAAAGACGACGACGGCTGGCTCGAGTCCTTCGAGTTCGAGGACGGACAGGTCCGCGAGTACAAGGGCGGCTTCCCGATGTACGGGTCGGAGTACCACGCCGAGCTCGCCGACGCGCTCGCGCTCGAGCGCAACGACGACGGCACCGTCTCGGTCGACGACCACGGCCGCACGTCCGTCGACGGCGTCTACGCCGTCGGCGACCTCACGCCCGGCCACAACCAGATCCCGGTCGCGATGGGCCAGGGTGCACAGGCCGGCATCGCCATCCACATGGACCTCCGGGAGTTCCCGCGCTCGCTCGAGGAACTCGAGGAGACGGGCCCCGTAACGGAGGCGGAGGTCCCCGCGCTCTCGCCGGAACTGCTGGAGACTGCAGTCTCCCACGAGGGCCACGCGGCCGGTCCGCGTGCCGACGCCGACGAGGAAGAAGCGGCCGCCGACGACTGA
- a CDS encoding tripartite tricarboxylate transporter permease translates to MDAQSVEVVVDLELTLLVFAWVLAGAALGSVSGLIPGLHANNFALLLAGVAPSIPGPPLFVGVAMLSASVVHTFVNAVPAMALGVPDAETAVTALPGHRLVLEGRGYEAIRLSALGSLLAVVAAVPLAVPLTWGVTAVYPTVRSNLSLVLAAVVVGLVLSEPSWRRRGGGLCSFGLAATLGAVTLDLSPDAPLEAGGVLAPIFAGLFGAPVLIDAIRGGGVPPQNDAAVTMSKPLVGLTAAAGAVAGAVVGYVPGISAAIAAVAVLLAIPGGSGDRGYVVATSGVDTANTIFALVALVAIGQPRTGVMVAFENANAPLNIPVLVGSVLLAGLFGFVLTIAVGDYYLEVVGQLRYWRLSLAILALLVVLSFLFAGIAGVVIFAVAAAIGMVPIRLRVRRVHLMGVLIGPLLLTV, encoded by the coding sequence ATGGACGCCCAGTCGGTCGAGGTCGTCGTCGATCTGGAGCTAACGCTTCTCGTGTTCGCCTGGGTGCTCGCCGGAGCGGCACTCGGGTCGGTGAGTGGTCTGATCCCCGGCCTGCACGCCAACAACTTCGCGCTCTTGCTCGCCGGCGTCGCGCCGTCGATTCCCGGCCCACCGCTTTTCGTCGGCGTCGCGATGCTCTCGGCGAGCGTCGTTCACACTTTCGTGAACGCCGTTCCCGCGATGGCGCTCGGCGTTCCCGACGCCGAGACGGCCGTCACCGCGCTGCCGGGCCACCGACTGGTCCTCGAGGGCCGGGGATACGAGGCGATTCGTCTCTCCGCGCTCGGCAGTCTCCTCGCCGTCGTCGCCGCCGTTCCGCTGGCCGTGCCGCTCACGTGGGGCGTGACGGCGGTCTATCCGACGGTCCGCTCGAACCTCTCGCTCGTGCTCGCGGCCGTGGTGGTCGGTCTCGTCCTCTCCGAACCGAGCTGGCGAAGACGCGGCGGCGGCCTCTGTTCGTTCGGGCTCGCTGCCACCCTCGGCGCAGTAACGCTCGACCTCTCGCCCGACGCCCCGCTCGAGGCGGGTGGCGTCCTCGCGCCGATCTTCGCCGGCCTGTTCGGTGCGCCGGTGTTGATCGACGCGATTCGCGGCGGTGGCGTGCCACCCCAGAACGATGCCGCAGTGACGATGTCGAAGCCACTCGTCGGACTGACCGCCGCGGCGGGAGCGGTCGCCGGCGCAGTCGTCGGCTACGTTCCCGGCATCTCGGCTGCGATCGCAGCCGTCGCCGTCCTGCTCGCGATTCCGGGTGGCAGCGGCGACCGCGGGTACGTCGTGGCCACGAGCGGCGTCGATACGGCAAACACGATCTTCGCACTGGTCGCGCTCGTCGCCATCGGCCAGCCGCGAACGGGCGTGATGGTCGCGTTCGAGAACGCCAACGCACCGCTGAACATCCCGGTACTGGTCGGGAGCGTCCTTCTCGCGGGACTGTTCGGGTTCGTTCTGACGATCGCCGTCGGCGACTACTACCTCGAGGTCGTCGGCCAGCTACGGTACTGGCGGCTCTCGCTCGCGATTCTCGCACTCCTGGTCGTCCTCTCGTTCCTGTTCGCCGGCATCGCCGGCGTCGTGATCTTCGCTGTCGCCGCCGCGATCGGGATGGTTCCGATCCGCCTTCGCGTTCGACGCGTCCACCTCATGGGCGTCCTGATCGGCCCGCTCTTGCTCACCGTCTAG
- a CDS encoding SDR family NAD(P)-dependent oxidoreductase → MSERETQPRKTGIALVTGAASGIGRELTRQFARHGHDVCPVDRDDAGLEALEADLASEPGSVVSSITVDLTASDAVARVEERVAETGRVVDTLVNNAGVPVYGRFGETDWGDERSMIRLNVETVTALTDRFVDDMLERGSGRVLNTASLAGVVPTPTAAVYGGTKAYVLSFSLALADELADDGITVTALCPGETETAFMRRGGMERSAVACGELLDPAMVAEAGYEGLMAGERIVVPGRRDRFRYHVSKLLPRRVAAWLSRRTWSGSRR, encoded by the coding sequence ATGAGCGAACGCGAGACGCAGCCGAGAAAAACCGGTATCGCGCTCGTGACGGGCGCAGCGAGTGGAATCGGACGCGAACTGACACGACAGTTCGCCCGACATGGCCACGACGTCTGTCCCGTCGACCGCGACGACGCGGGACTCGAGGCGCTCGAGGCCGACCTCGCGTCCGAACCCGGGAGCGTCGTATCGTCGATTACGGTCGACCTGACGGCGTCGGACGCCGTCGCGCGCGTCGAGGAGAGGGTCGCCGAGACGGGGCGCGTCGTCGACACGCTGGTCAACAACGCCGGCGTGCCGGTGTACGGTCGGTTCGGCGAGACCGACTGGGGCGACGAGCGGTCGATGATCCGGCTGAACGTCGAGACGGTCACGGCGCTGACCGATCGCTTCGTCGACGACATGCTCGAGCGCGGTTCCGGCCGGGTCCTCAACACGGCGTCGCTCGCGGGCGTCGTTCCGACGCCGACGGCCGCGGTCTACGGTGGGACGAAGGCGTACGTCCTCTCGTTCTCGCTCGCGCTCGCCGACGAACTGGCAGACGACGGGATCACGGTGACGGCGCTCTGTCCGGGCGAGACGGAAACGGCGTTCATGCGCCGCGGGGGGATGGAGCGGTCTGCGGTCGCATGCGGCGAGTTGCTGGATCCGGCGATGGTCGCCGAGGCGGGCTACGAGGGCCTGATGGCCGGCGAGCGAATCGTCGTGCCGGGACGGCGCGACCGGTTTCGGTATCACGTCTCGAAGTTGCTGCCCCGACGCGTCGCCGCGTGGCTCTCGCGTCGGACCTGGTCCGGATCTAGACGGTGA
- a CDS encoding AEC family transporter: protein MSLTAAFTNAVLPILGIAVVGYVLGRETEIDVEPLNTAGLYVLVPALAFHSLATTNLGGEAIGKLAVGVVGYALVMMAIAWTAGRAVGESGTILSALMLAAAFPNSGFVGIPISEFAFGEVGRTTAVLYLTIQNVVVYTIGVYVASRGTGEGGLSAVTEIFRLPLLYAVVGAVVVRALGVVPSPETSIMETIQLVGDASIPVMLLIVGIQLANTDVSAVSRSATPSVLKLAVAPLIGTALALVLAFEDPTVARVFVLESATPTAVIPLALTIEYASDIRTEGISAPEYLSTAIFTTTAASVVVLTVLIAALQAGVPF, encoded by the coding sequence ATGTCCCTTACTGCCGCCTTCACGAACGCCGTGTTGCCGATTCTCGGCATCGCGGTGGTCGGATACGTCCTCGGGCGCGAAACGGAGATCGACGTCGAACCGCTGAACACCGCAGGACTCTACGTCCTCGTCCCTGCACTGGCGTTTCACAGCCTCGCCACCACGAATCTGGGCGGGGAGGCGATCGGAAAACTCGCCGTCGGCGTCGTCGGTTACGCCCTCGTGATGATGGCGATCGCGTGGACCGCCGGTCGCGCGGTCGGCGAGTCGGGAACCATCCTGAGCGCGCTCATGCTCGCCGCCGCCTTTCCCAACTCCGGGTTCGTCGGCATCCCGATCTCGGAGTTCGCCTTCGGGGAGGTCGGTCGGACGACCGCCGTGTTGTATCTCACGATCCAGAACGTCGTGGTGTACACGATCGGCGTCTACGTCGCTTCTCGAGGGACGGGAGAAGGCGGGCTGTCGGCCGTCACCGAGATCTTCCGGCTGCCGCTTCTGTACGCAGTCGTCGGCGCCGTCGTGGTCCGTGCCCTCGGCGTCGTGCCGTCGCCCGAGACGTCGATCATGGAGACGATCCAGCTCGTCGGCGACGCCTCGATCCCGGTGATGCTGCTTATCGTCGGTATCCAGCTCGCCAACACCGACGTGAGTGCCGTTTCCCGATCCGCGACGCCGTCGGTGCTGAAACTCGCCGTCGCACCCCTGATCGGCACCGCTCTCGCCCTCGTCCTCGCCTTCGAGGATCCCACGGTCGCGCGGGTGTTCGTCCTCGAGTCCGCGACGCCGACGGCCGTCATTCCCCTGGCACTGACGATCGAATACGCGAGCGACATTCGAACCGAGGGAATATCCGCGCCAGAGTACCTGAGCACCGCCATCTTCACGACGACAGCGGCGAGCGTCGTCGTGCTCACAGTGTTGATCGCCGCGTTGCAGGCCGGCGTGCCGTTCTGA
- a CDS encoding HVO_2753 family zinc finger protein, protein MSTTDERGTRSCVSCGINIAGTNAAAFKCPDCGAQIYRCAKCRKQSNLYECPDCGFTGP, encoded by the coding sequence ATGAGTACGACGGACGAACGAGGGACGCGTTCCTGTGTCTCCTGTGGGATCAACATCGCGGGGACCAACGCCGCCGCGTTCAAGTGTCCCGACTGTGGCGCACAGATCTACCGCTGTGCGAAGTGTCGCAAGCAGAGCAACCTCTACGAGTGCCCCGACTGCGGATTCACCGGACCGTAA
- a CDS encoding elongation factor 1-beta, with amino-acid sequence MGKVAAKLKVMPNSPEIDLDALQERLESSLPEGAKINGVEREEVAFGLTALYPTVIVPDDAGGTETVEESFSGVEDVESVSVENVGRI; translated from the coding sequence ATGGGAAAAGTCGCAGCCAAACTCAAAGTAATGCCGAACAGCCCCGAGATCGACCTCGACGCGCTCCAGGAGCGCCTCGAGAGCTCCCTCCCCGAGGGCGCGAAGATCAACGGCGTCGAGCGCGAGGAAGTCGCGTTCGGGCTGACCGCCCTCTACCCGACCGTCATCGTTCCCGACGACGCCGGCGGCACCGAAACCGTCGAGGAGTCGTTCTCGGGCGTCGAGGACGTCGAGAGCGTCTCGGTCGAGAACGTCGGCCGCATCTAG
- a CDS encoding RNA ligase partner protein — protein MSSSPFKQRFVLDTSLFLTEEIRREDESAEEAMLRLLDLISQARLHLGISCYMPPTIHDELTTMLDDRNVDDKVYAKLNTWVIRKHPDRYDVTIPANVVYSFVDEMSDRVNRGLRVSEEAVRRAEASMDEPLDEHDYKTEVDAVISDLREKYRSALRSGVLDSREDFDLLILARELEAGVVTEDRGIIAWTEDFGLRYIYGKEFPDLLTQYLEAVDLESRTGGE, from the coding sequence ATGTCCAGTTCCCCGTTCAAACAGCGATTCGTGCTCGACACCTCGCTGTTTCTCACCGAGGAGATCCGCCGGGAAGACGAGTCGGCCGAGGAGGCGATGCTCCGACTGCTCGATCTGATCTCGCAGGCGCGACTCCACCTCGGCATCTCGTGTTACATGCCGCCGACGATCCACGACGAACTCACGACGATGCTCGACGACCGAAACGTCGACGACAAGGTCTACGCGAAACTCAACACCTGGGTGATCCGCAAACACCCCGACCGGTACGACGTCACCATTCCCGCCAACGTCGTCTACAGTTTCGTCGACGAGATGAGCGACCGGGTCAACCGCGGCCTGCGCGTCTCCGAGGAGGCCGTCCGGCGGGCCGAGGCCTCGATGGACGAACCGCTCGACGAACACGACTACAAAACGGAAGTCGACGCAGTGATCTCTGACCTCCGCGAGAAGTACCGCAGCGCGCTCCGTAGCGGCGTCCTCGACTCGAGAGAGGACTTCGACCTGTTGATCCTCGCCCGCGAACTCGAGGCCGGCGTCGTCACCGAGGATCGGGGAATCATCGCCTGGACCGAGGACTTCGGACTGCGATACATCTACGGCAAGGAGTTTCCCGACCTGCTCACCCAGTACCTCGAGGCGGTCGACCTCGAGTCACGGACGGGCGGTGAGTGA
- a CDS encoding RNA ligase, giving the protein MGVEAFEQLEDNLKSRSYEGREYRHVPDYRRGVEKGTVLIAGTVVRGFPKISRTLVLSEGVPRQFEDRVVLEEKLNGYNVRVARIDGDVLAFTRSGIVCPFTTRILERLVDLEPIFEAHPEAMVCGEMIGPENPYTAHDYPEVDSLAFRAFDWRDRESGEPLPVAERRERYDAFDVPQTRLFGTFDVDDASEEARRVVRDLDADDREGVVMKSPDGTTQLKYTTAAANQGDLEFAFSLPFDYGQAFMFRRLIREAFQSVEWNESEDDRRDRAHDLGEAILLSMTDTIETVADDQAVGERHTVRADPATVDALLAHLRDQGLTLEIEDDSREDGDRVVTFLKRVQSTNDKTKSYLDGHIVQE; this is encoded by the coding sequence ATGGGAGTGGAGGCGTTCGAGCAGCTCGAGGACAACCTCAAATCCCGGTCCTACGAGGGACGCGAGTACCGTCACGTCCCGGACTATCGGCGCGGCGTCGAGAAGGGAACCGTCCTTATCGCGGGGACGGTCGTCCGGGGCTTTCCCAAGATTTCGCGGACGCTCGTCCTCTCGGAGGGCGTCCCGCGACAGTTCGAGGACCGCGTCGTCCTCGAGGAGAAGCTCAACGGCTACAACGTTCGCGTCGCCCGGATCGACGGCGACGTGCTGGCGTTTACGCGAAGCGGCATCGTCTGTCCGTTCACGACGCGGATCCTCGAGCGACTGGTCGACCTCGAGCCGATCTTCGAGGCCCACCCCGAGGCGATGGTCTGTGGCGAGATGATCGGCCCGGAGAATCCCTACACTGCCCACGACTACCCCGAGGTCGACTCGCTCGCGTTTCGGGCGTTCGACTGGCGCGACCGGGAATCCGGCGAACCGCTCCCCGTCGCCGAGCGCCGCGAGCGTTACGACGCCTTCGACGTTCCTCAGACTCGCCTGTTCGGCACCTTCGACGTCGACGACGCATCCGAGGAGGCACGTCGGGTCGTTCGGGACCTAGACGCCGACGATCGCGAGGGCGTCGTGATGAAGTCGCCCGACGGCACGACTCAGCTGAAGTATACGACCGCCGCCGCGAACCAGGGCGACCTCGAGTTCGCGTTCTCGCTGCCGTTCGACTACGGGCAGGCGTTCATGTTCCGGCGACTCATCCGCGAGGCGTTCCAGTCCGTCGAGTGGAACGAGTCAGAAGACGACCGACGCGACCGGGCCCACGACCTGGGCGAGGCCATCCTGCTGTCGATGACCGACACGATAGAGACCGTCGCCGACGACCAGGCGGTCGGCGAACGCCACACCGTCCGGGCCGACCCGGCGACCGTCGACGCGTTGCTCGCACACCTCCGCGATCAGGGGTTGACCCTCGAGATCGAAGACGACAGCCGCGAGGACGGCGACCGCGTCGTCACCTTCCTCAAGCGCGTTCAGTCGACCAACGACAAGACGAAGTCCTACCTCGACGGCCACATCGTCCAGGAGTGA
- a CDS encoding cystathionine gamma-synthase encodes MDDQYRIETRSIHAGQEPDEETGALMTPIYANSTYEQDAPGDHRGYEYSRTGNPTRTDLEANLASLEGADYGRCFASGMGSINTVLNVLEAGDHVVTGNDVYGGTHRLFTQVYEDYDLDFSFVDMTDLEAIEAAFRPETELLWLETPTNPLMSIVDVERAAEIAHDHDAICAIDNTFATPYLQRPLELGADVVSHSLTKYLGGHSDVIGGALLTNDPDLDERFGFYQNAVGATPGPFDCFLVLRGTKTLPVRMDRHCENARTIAEWLDDHPDVSRVYYPGLDSHPGHEIARRQMDDFGGMLSFELDATLEETSEMVSSTGVFTLAESLGGVESLIEQPAPMTHAAIPREERLDAGLTDGLVRVSVGIEHVDDLIADLEGAIEAALS; translated from the coding sequence ATGGACGACCAGTACCGGATCGAAACCCGCTCGATCCACGCCGGCCAGGAACCCGACGAGGAGACGGGCGCGCTGATGACGCCCATCTACGCCAACTCGACGTACGAACAGGACGCCCCCGGCGACCACCGCGGCTACGAGTACTCCCGCACCGGCAACCCGACGCGGACCGACCTCGAGGCGAATCTCGCCAGCCTCGAGGGGGCTGACTACGGCCGCTGTTTCGCGAGCGGGATGGGATCGATCAACACTGTACTCAACGTACTCGAGGCTGGCGACCACGTCGTCACCGGTAACGACGTCTACGGCGGCACCCACCGCCTCTTCACCCAGGTCTACGAGGACTACGACCTCGACTTTTCTTTCGTCGACATGACCGACCTCGAGGCGATCGAGGCGGCGTTTCGCCCGGAGACGGAGTTGCTCTGGCTCGAGACGCCCACCAACCCCCTCATGTCGATCGTCGACGTCGAGAGAGCAGCCGAGATCGCCCACGACCACGACGCCATCTGTGCCATCGACAACACCTTCGCGACGCCGTACCTCCAGCGCCCGCTCGAGCTGGGAGCGGACGTCGTCTCCCACTCGCTGACGAAGTACCTCGGCGGTCACTCGGACGTGATCGGCGGCGCGCTCCTGACGAACGACCCCGACCTCGACGAACGTTTTGGCTTCTACCAGAACGCGGTCGGCGCGACGCCCGGCCCGTTCGACTGCTTTCTCGTCCTCCGGGGGACCAAGACCCTGCCCGTCCGCATGGACCGCCACTGCGAGAACGCCCGTACCATCGCCGAGTGGCTCGACGACCACCCGGACGTCTCCCGCGTCTACTACCCCGGCCTCGACTCTCACCCCGGCCACGAGATCGCTCGCCGGCAGATGGACGACTTCGGCGGCATGCTGAGTTTCGAACTCGACGCCACGCTCGAGGAGACGAGCGAGATGGTCTCGAGTACGGGCGTCTTCACCCTCGCCGAGAGCCTGGGCGGTGTCGAGAGCCTGATCGAACAGCCTGCGCCGATGACCCACGCCGCGATTCCCCGGGAAGAACGACTCGACGCTGGCCTCACCGACGGCCTCGTCCGAGTCAGCGTCGGCATCGAGCACGTCGACGACCTGATCGCGGACCTCGAGGGCGCGATCGAGGCCGCACTGTCGTAG
- a CDS encoding 50S ribosomal protein L21e: MPNSNGPRQGTRNKLANKPRERGTSPPQRAIQDYEEGQKVHLKIDPSVSDGRYHPRFDGQTGEVVGKQGSAFKVKVNDGGKEKTLIVTAAHLRAQE; encoded by the coding sequence ATGCCGAACTCTAATGGGCCTCGCCAGGGAACCCGGAACAAACTCGCGAACAAACCTCGAGAGCGCGGTACGTCGCCGCCACAGCGGGCGATCCAGGACTACGAGGAGGGCCAGAAGGTCCACCTCAAGATCGACCCGAGCGTCTCGGACGGCCGCTACCACCCCCGCTTCGACGGCCAGACCGGTGAGGTCGTCGGAAAACAGGGGAGCGCGTTCAAGGTCAAGGTCAACGACGGCGGCAAGGAGAAGACGCTGATCGTGACCGCGGCCCACCTGCGCGCTCAGGAATGA